Proteins from a genomic interval of Anolis sagrei isolate rAnoSag1 chromosome 1, rAnoSag1.mat, whole genome shotgun sequence:
- the LOC137095869 gene encoding uncharacterized protein PF3D7_1120000-like yields the protein MATSKLKAEKEPKDNKGNQRRMSVTEEVNLKEMMKEMMTEVLTEIQTMKTEIQTIKERQDIYQKIAQVQMSELKKDIREEIGKLRTEMSTMQQEMNEIKKEEKSIKKGQEETKTKLRNIEMRSSRLETKQEELEAKEMEFQLRIRNIQEDIDKNIKEKVTEILAELVECTTQEMMERTDRIYRINTNFAKRNKTPRDVIVNFVKKTTRDEVLGWNNRRKICYKGKKIIILKEFPGIVLKRRRKYALLTEELKKQRIRFRWERDEGLMLTYKDQRYWIKTEERAKEFLNRITTERERENGEHVKGRTKKKKRTDSPEEEEIEKEEMRRFSEEGAGALELSDLEEEESEEEEEEEEERQEEREGKPEGEKEIRGEEEEGKAVC from the coding sequence ATGGCAACAAGCAAGCTGAAAGCAGAGAAAGAGCCAAAAGATAATAAAGGAAATCAGAGGAGAATGTCAGTAACAGAAGAGGTAAACCTAAAGGAAATGATGAAAGAGATGATGACGGAAGTTCTGACGGAAATACAGACAATGAAAACGGAAATCCAGACCATCAAAGAGAGGCAAGACATATATCAGAAAATTGCCCAAGTCCAGATGTCGGAACTTAAAAAAGACATAAGAGAGGAAATAGGCAAACTAAGAACGGAGATGTCAACAATGCAACAGGAAATGaatgagataaagaaggaagaaaaaagtataaagaaaggacaagaagaaacaaaaacaaaactgaggAATATAGAAATGAGAAGTAGTAGGCTGGAGACGAAGCAGGAGGAATTGGAAGCTAAGGAGATGGAATTTCAATTAAGAATAAGGAACATACAAGAAGATATAGATAAGAACATAAAAGAAAAAGTAACAGAAATATTGGCTGAACTAGTCGAATGCACAACACAGGAAATGATGGAACGGACAGATAGGATTTATAGAATCAACACGAATTttgcaaaaagaaacaaaacaccacGGGATGTAATAGTGAACTTCGTAAAGAAAACAACAAGAGATGAGGTGCTGGGATGGAATAATCGAAGAAAGATATGTTACAAAGggaagaaaattattatattaaaagaGTTCCCAGGAATCGTgttgaaaaggaggaggaaatatgCACTGCTGACAGAAGAATTAAAGAAACAGAGGATACGATTCAGATGGGAAAGGGACGAAGGCTTAATGTTGACTTATAAAGATCAACGCTACTGGATTAAGACGGAAGAGAGAGCGAAGGAGTTTCTAAACAGAATAAcaacagaaagggaaagagagaatggCGAACACGTAAAGGGaagaacaaagaagaagaagcggACAGACtcaccagaggaggaggagattgaaAAGGAGGAGATGAGAAGATTTTCTGAAGAAGGAGCGGGAGCCCTGGAACTAAGTGACttagaagaggaggaaagtgaggaggaggaggaggaagaagaggagagacaagaagaaagagaaggaaaaccagaaggggaaaaagagataagaggggaagaagaggaaggaaaagcagTATGTTAA